In the genome of Drosophila kikkawai strain 14028-0561.14 chromosome 2R, DkikHiC1v2, whole genome shotgun sequence, the window CCAAGTAATAGGTCAATTCGTTGTGATTGATTGAAATAAGGATCAGCGAGCGAAATGTTTTGCGGAATTCTCCATGATGTTGCATTTATATTGAATGAATTGATAATCCGGAATACTGTAAGTCACAACAGCTGCGAATGACGCTCGATAGCTGGCATCCCGTGATTGCGCAACAATATCGACTGTCTTATCAGAAATCATGGAAGACTCCTATCCTAGAAATCGAGGTTTGCGATTTTTTATGATTCAAATTTAGTTAACAGCTAAGCGAAAGGTTATGAAGTTTAGCTAAGAGACAGAATCTAAAATTGCTCGGCAAGGCATAAATGCTCCAATTCTATTTCTTACGTATATAATAGCAGTCGAAAGCAACACATAGTCAATCGGCATAGTATTTGAGGCTTTGGGTAGAGGGCTTGATAAGTGATGATCAGGATGAGATGATGCTTGAGAACATAATGCTGAAGTATATGGTAATGGCTGAGCGCTCGAGGATGGCTCGCATGATGGAGATGAAAATGAGATTGATGGTGCGGATGGGTTATGATTCATGTGTGTATCATattcttccttcaaagtgaacggacgtgtttttttcttgcgctcccgatttgtgtagaatttgtctataaacctccggggtttactaacatttaatatttggtgtttctAATAATTCCCGTTTACTTCGCGTGGGCAtgctacttgtttattttgtgctatttaattcaattttaattgcattttagtttgggctgctgcggttgctttgcattttgctctttttgcattcccttttgtgcctttagcgtttgttgttgtttgcgttgccgcgacagctataaacggttctactcagtgcttatctctcgctctcctgctctttgccCCCCCGCTCATTAAGTGCCGCTGCATTTAatcccttgcgccctctcttaaatagtggaagtacagtggtaagtccttataatgtcccataatatggtctgcttcgccaaaaattgtaagaaaaatattacttacggtgaactcaccatcacctgttggctgtgAGACAATATAGTACATGCCATTGCATTGTGCCAGTGCATTGGCGTTGTTGAacggacagtagatgacgtggccaaaaatatcggcgtacgttactgctgcgaggcctgccgcgaggtggagagggaaatgatgtcttttatgcggcaaaccaggggtggttttaaagagctattattgagttttcgcaaaactcaagatatgctcttggcgctggatactcaatttaatagcctcaagctgttaaatgagtctcctagacgcaaaaaaaccgcaactggtgggcagcatattggcggatcccagccaccagtgataggcactgcacagcagcctccctcgactctgcccccgaccccgggacaaattacaagaatcctgagatcgagcgctaaaaaagattcggtatccgaatgcgtcgcgggtgcgaccgtgcccccggtgttgcccagttccgttttgtccactggggggtcccaactgttgtctcagccctctcagagccctaatcccagtccctgccagcctatcaggcccggactatcggccgaaagtggtatggtGGGTCAGCCTGTCGTGCCAAAATCCCTTTTGGCAATTCCACCTAcgaaacagttatttgtttcgcggctttcccctgatcagacatcggaagatgtcatagcttttatccaaagCAATGTAAAAGTcgttaaagaaaaaattaaggtggaaaaatttaaattttcttatccaaggaacatttcgtctttcaagagaaatgttcctgacgaagtctttggcactctatTCTCTGCCCaaacctggccacagtatgtggttgtcaaagagtttgaaggtaagaaaaaaaaaaagcggcctgtaggaattactcttcctaggccagatttgcccaatgctccTTCTACGTCCttcaattccgtcccaaaaaactaaccagttcccttggtatttcctatcagaatgcaagaggcttacgcagtaagcttcctaaattgtattctgacagcgtcgcatttgcttcccaagttattgtattcacagaaacctggttaaagccggagattctgagctccgaagtttttccagctgcgttcacagtataccggctagatcggcctatcagacgtgggggaggtgtccttatagcggtcgactccactctcacggtcctttttaaaataaactgttcggctggggggggGAAGTCTTCCTTCAGTTTCCAGATAAGCACAAGAATTATTAGTCAAACAaatcactcccgcgccgcagtcggaAACACCAAAGAAATCACCACCAAAATGAAGAGAAATACGAAAAAGTAGGAGGCCCGGGGGCGTGGTTACTCTCAGTGTTAAACGACCGTGGACGTGGTCTTCTTTATTTGATGTCGTAAAAGGAACTAATTTACAAGTTGGAGTGAGAGATCAGAAccgccgatcgcccagagtcGAAAGCCTCCGCtggaagagcgagagagcaagctgcgcaagagcgcaagctgagagcgagagcgcgctgaggagctttgcagaagcgggagcgcttcggagtcgcgcgggggggaaacgaaagctcctgacctgaacattccgccccccttgcaatcactatGGGTTGCAATAAAGTCTGCTCCTCATTACGGCGTGTGACAGGCCCCGGACAGGACCCATCCAAATACGGATCGGAGTGCGGACGCGCACGTGAGGCTCCACTTTGAAAACGAGGTCGAGCCGGACATGGGCGTTCGTTTTCGAGCCGACGGTGGCTGAACAGATCTGTTCAGCACCCACAAAGAAGTTGCCAGCGACGCGCCAATGCAGCTCATAGGCGTGCATGGGTCGATGAGCGCTGCTGTGTCGAACACTCGCGTCCCGGTGTCAATCCGCACCAGAGCGGTCGGGAGGAGGTTCACGCTGTGTCGCTGAAGCAATGTGGCCAGTGAAGGCCCTGTCGGAACTCCCTGCGTGGCGAATGCCGCGGTTCGTGGAGAGGCCGACGAATGCCGTGGAGAGGTCGAAGCGTGGTGAAGTGAGGTCGAAGCGTAGTGAGCAGAAGCTGGAGCGCGACGAGAGGGCGGCGTCAACTGACGCGAACGGCGTAAAtacagctgctgctcctgcataTGCAGCAGTGTGTGGTGCTCTCCGTTGCGGTGGACTccgtggcagactcggcaacggtaggaattTGTACCTCGTGTACGTCTGCTCTCCATTTCGACGGCGCTACGTAGACGTGGGAACATTGTTTATAATCTGGAGtaggatacaaaaaaaacgaattagTATGGAGTCGAAAATATGACTTAGAACTAGCGACAGCAGCAAACTACGGAGTGAGGATACGGCTAGTTATTGAGATTTTTCGGAGGTCGTCACCCGACCACACGCCCTGATGAGGCCGTGAGGATCAAGGAAAGGATTCATGTTCTTAATAGAACTGGATGCTGGAATTGGCCGCTTTTGGCTTAGGCAGGCATATTCAAGCGCAAAGTATCTGCGCTGTGTTATAATAATTAGGAGTCGCTCAGCCGTGGAAATCTCTGTGTTGGATAGCTGCAGCTCGCCTGGAATAGGTCGTTTTTGCGAGCGCTGGATGAAGCGCTGAACATAGGCGAAAACTCGTAGTGCCTTATCGAGCTTGGAGAACCGCTCAAGCATGTCCTGCTCCGGGCATGCTAAATGGCAACGTATGGGTCGCTTCCCGATGTCACAATAGTGGAATCAGTCCATAGAAAAGATTCTATACGACCGAAAGGAATCTGAGGCAGAATTGCAGTCCACAAGTCTGACAGAAGGACGGCTCCACACAGTTCTAGACGCGGGAGCGAGACGGTTTTTACCGGAGCGACTTTGGTCTTTGACGTTAGAAGATTTGATGAAATGATTCCATCACGCTGGATGCGAACGTAAATCGCTGCGCCATAAGCCTTTTGGGAGGCATCGCAGAAACCATGGATTTGGACTTGTACACCTGGTTGAAAATGTACCCACCGCGGGATGCGAACTTGGTGGAGGAAACTGTAGCTCCGAAGGAAATCATGCCAGCGATGTAGTAGTTCTGCAGGAAGAAACTCATCCCATTCGACGCTGGCTAACCAGATATCCTGCATCAGGATTTTGGCCTGAACCACAAATGGGGAGAGCCACCCAGCTGGGTCGAACAATTTCGCGATTTGGGATAAGACGTCGCATTTCGAATAGTTTGCCTGAATGGTGACCTCTGTTGGGACGAAATAGAACTCATCCGTCGTAGCGTTCCACCGTTCTCCCAATGTCTTGGTGGTGCTGACCTCTTCGAGATCAAGAAAATCAGTCGAAAGTAGATGCTCTTTAGGAAGTGCTTTAAGGAGTGCACGTTCATTCGATGTCCACTTGCGGAGAGGGAATCCAGCTGAGTCCAGAGCTGCTTGCAGCTCCCGAATGGCTAAAATAGCTTCAGCTTCTGTATGGGCCCCTGCTAGCACATCGTcgacatacatataatttgaGATTATATGCGACGTCCGTGGATATTGGGCGTTGACATCGTCAGACAATTGTTGCAATGTTCGTAGGGCCAGGAAAGGGGCACAATTCACTCCAAACGTGACCGTCTGAAGCTCGAAGTCGGATATATCCCCTTGGCCATTTCGAAAGAGAATCCTCTGAAACGGAGTGTGCTCTTGGTTTAGGAGAATTTGCCGATACATCTTGGTGATGTCGgcattgaaaacaaatttaaacgtCCGCCACTTCAGGATTTGAAGAGTGAGATCGGACTGCAGTACTGGCCCTAGATACAGAATGTCATTAAGGCTGTTCCCATTGGAAGAAGGACTGGATGCGTTGAAAACTACGCGAACTTTCGTGGTCGCACTTTCGGGCTTAAATACTGCATGATGGGGGAGATAGAAATTTATCTTGTCGGTATTCGGAGGCACCGGCTTCATATGTCCAAGATCGATATATTCTTGGATCACTGAGTCATAAGTGTCTTTGAGAGCGGGCTCCTTCTTCAAGCGAGTCTCATTCCTCAGAAATTGTGCGAGTGCGGAACTCCTGGAATGCCCCAAGTCAATGTGCTCTGAATCTTTGAAGGGCAGGgatactatatatttcccgTCGCAGGATCTGGTAGTTGTTCGGACGAAAAAGTCTTCACACAACTTGTCCGTCTCCTTTACCAGTCTACATGGAAGgtcctccacctcccaaaattttgtgagAAGTGTTTCCATGGTTGCTTCGGACTCTATGGATTGGattggcaagaatatgccgtagaattcgaatgTTAGACTTAGTTGTGGTCAATACCGTCAACTAAAATCGCCGAagtagaaatgtgagacggtaaaaacgaagcgaatatggatggcaagaatatgccgcagaactaggatggtagatggtagatggtagaattaatcaatctcagaattaaccaataaaattcaaatcgtAGATTTATTTGCTCCCAATACCGTCAACAAAATCGAAGAagtagaaatgtgagacggtcaaaacgaaacgaatatggatggcaagaatatgccgtagacctcggatggtagatgttggatggtggaattaaccaatctcagaattgcaagtaaataaactggaaaaaaatttacttgacgtagaagcgacgataatcgtaaatatttgtagtggagccaatattaattggagcaaatgcgacgagaatggaaaatttatttgtagtggagccaatattaattggagcaaatgcgacgagaatggaaaatttatttgtacaaaTAACTAATTGGTGGACGGAAATGCcgagttgtttattattttattattaaaaaaaatatatatatatggagtaCCGTTGACAATTGAGGATGTTTATCGCGTGCAAAACaactttaaaaagtattaaatgagcaattaattcgttaattattaacaaaaattattaattgtatggaaaaaagtaattcgatcggaatggtgggatcggAACACCTGACACCTTTTTTCTCAATTCAATGTTCGTTGTAAAGAATGTAAAGCTCTtggttatgtatgtatgtatgtatatagcgcgccaataaaatgcagaaaaaagacggacactggcttataaaattttgttttaatattttattctttatttattatggtttattttcttggttcttttttcttttttaaaaatgttgtatgtcAATGTATGTGGAATGTATGTGCATATGTGTATGAGGATGAAAATATAatgtgtaatatatatatattatatggagaaaatatattctggatttataatataataatatgtatgtatatatatggatgATAGCGGACTGTATTTTGACTATTAGCAATGTTTTATtatggaattttattttctatcgtGCTTAATAAAGTAAGCCGatatgtatggacatatgtatgtaatttttattcttgtgtcggaaccgttttgtacattgatgtacggataaatgccattatgtagaggaaagcggacgaaaaagaatatggcgacgtttaaaacggagacggattgaaaaaatttgccaattttatggaatggaaaataggaaatggaaaattcctccactgccgttgtcaggaaaactcgctcttggagtcgacacggaaattaatcttgcagcagagtgaccgaaattaattgttcggactactgctgaagaccggcagtgagggggcgacggaataattcgtacttatctttGGAAATATGAAatgccgagaactgctggtgaagcggagttggaaaatcgaaaatccaaaaaatccggaaatccaaaaatccaagatccggctcgaaggatcaaaatgttcggctggggggggAAGTCTTCCTTCAGTTTCCAGATAAGCACAAGAATTATTAGTCAAACAaatcactcccgcgccgcagtcggaAACACCAAAGAAATCACCACCAAAATGAAGAGAAATACGAAAAAGTAGGAGGCCCGGGGGCGTGGTTACTCTCAGTGTTAAACGACCGTGGACGTGGTCTTCTTTATTTGATGTCGTAAAAGGAACTAATTTACAAGTTGGAGTGAGAGATCAGAAccgccgatcgcccagagtcGAAAGCCTCCGCtggaagagcgagagagcaagctgcgcaagagcgcaagctgagagcgagagcgcgctgaggagctttgcagaagcgggagcgcttcggagtcgcgcgggggggaaacgaaagctcctgacctgaacataaactatctaatgttcttagggttacatctggcgtaccgcaagggagtcatttgggtcccctaatgtttacattatttatcaattaTCTGCCCAAAGGTTTGACCAAATCCAGAGTACTACATATGTACGCTGACGACGTCAaactttgtgtgcaatataactacgcttcttgccagtcagacttCCAAACAGatcttaaaaattttcaaatatggtgccgcgtgaacttattaaacttaaatggctctaaatgcaagctaatgacattctcccgtgtcgttcctaagcctgcaacttatacgctgaactgctgctctttggaaaaaattaatatagttgataaTTTGgctgtccgtctggatcctaagcTTGACTTTATCAATCTTATTtagtgcatggtgaataaagccaggggtgtgcttggtttcattaaacggtggtcgaaggaattcaatgacccctatgttacaaaatctttatatacttcacttgttcgtcctatcttagaatacggatcctgcgtttggagccctcagcaTATAAGCATataatcggttcaaaagaacttcttacttgtTGCTTTACGCGTTTttaactgggatgcaaaccagaggttaccgtcttattctagtagactcttactaattaacttaccctcttaccatgctaggtattacattattatataatttaatccgtggtgacgtgaaAAGTGCTGACTTGCtgggtcagctaaattttcacatACCAATAAGGAACACttgatcctttttaccattagttttgccccactgtagaacatcctttgaactgcatgaaccctttagagtcctctgtgcgaattataacgatttgtacacaataatatctaacgttgatagcctcccaaaactaaaaacttcaatcttaacctacttacgcatgcaagcaaccaatccggcagtacgaaACTACTACTGtttccccgcatccttttttttaagtccttcacgtttactaattgctaacagaacaagcacgtgcttggtgtcgcaagttccacttgatattgTAATAGGCCGATACCTTAACGGCTACACCGATAGCTTAACACTGATACCGATACTTGTACACCGATACCTATTCTGTTAAGCCTATGTAAAATAACATGAGTCTGGAAGCGCATCGCTAATTCTTCCATTCTGTGTGTCGGCGTAAAAGGAAGAAGTCGTGTAATAAAGAAATCATAGTGAAAGTATTTTCTGTCTACcacaaattcagaagtggtCAAATCTACGCCATGAATGAAGCAAATTTAAACGCATTTTCGGTCATCCAGCTAAAAAGATGGCTTTCAGCGTTGGGTTTGTCAACCCAAGGTGCAAAAGCCGAGTTGATGGCCCGTCTAGGGCAAATACCGTTTGAAATTCGAGGCCAAGTACCAGACGAAGAAACCGGCCAGAATTTCGGAGAAGATGAGATGACGCCGCCGGCACTGGACTCCAGTTGGTCAACACCGATCCTGAAAATCCAGGGCAAGCGACGTCGCAGGAAGGCGCTTCCGAGAATGTTCCAGAGCATGACGAACTTCTTGGAATCATCGCGCAGCTGCGGGCAGCAATTATTGCACAGCAAAATGCGTTGCACCGAGCAGAAGAGCGCGGCGCCatacagcaacaacaaatcgagGAGCTCAACGCCATccaacaaatacaaatgcaaCAGCAAGAAGAGACACGCatcgacacacacacacaacagcaAGAAGAGGCGCGCGACGCCATACAAATACAACAAGATCAGGCAGTCGGCAACAGCGGAAATTTGAGCGTCCCTGTGGACCCAATTGGAACTTTACTGAGTGGCAACACCGGCAATGTGAACGTCCCAGAATTCACCATCAGAAACGGACTATGTGGCAACGCCGACGACAACCAGGGAAAGAGACCATTTACCAGGGCTGGATCAGCGGCATCACTCTCTTATGCCAAGGAAGCTGCCATCGACTTCGAAGGAAATATTTGCGCACGCAACTGGGTGAATCACATTAAAAACATAGGACAGATCTACCATCTAAATGATGACTGCCTACGAATGTTACTCGTTACCAaattaaggggggggtaaggttaattcggtgcaaaaaaggacactttttaaattattgtgggggaacggctaaagttagcttaatgaattaaatactatataataacacaacatttgaataatttttgataaattttttttagaaaaatatttagaggtagagaagttatagggaatctcccaaatcgcctccaaaaaaaattgttttgcggtgtacatcctaacagtccacaggatcatccgatctaaaaaaattatacctcattcattaaaggataagtgtcc includes:
- the LOC138928076 gene encoding uncharacterized protein, whose amino-acid sequence is MLWNILGSAFLRRRLPWIFRIGVDQLESSAGGVISSSPKFWPVSSSESEATMETLLTKFWEVEDLPCRLVKETDKLCEDFFVRTTTRSCDGKYIVSLPFKDSEHIDLGHSRSSALAQFLRNETRLKKEPALKDTYDSVIQEYIDLGHMKPVPPNTDKINFYLPHHAVFKPESATTKVRVVFNASSPSSNGNSLNDILYLGPVLQSDLTLQILKWRTFKFVFNADITKMYRQILLNQEHTPFQRILFRNGQGDISDFELQTVTFGVNCAPFLALRTLQQLSDDVNAQYPRTSHIISNYMYVDDVLAGAHTEAEAILAIRELQAALDSAGFPLRKWTSNERALLKALPKEHLLSTDFLDLEEVSTTKTLGERWNATTDEFYFVPTEVTIQANYSKCDVLSQIAKLFDPAGWLSPFVVQAKILMQDIWLASVEWDEFLPAELLHRWHDFLRSYSFLHQVRIPRWVHFQPGVQVQIHGFCDASQKAYGAAIYVRIQRDGIISSNLLTSKTKVAPVKTVSLPRLELCGAVLLSDLWTAILPQIPFGPCPEQDMLERFSKLDKALRVFAYVQRFIQRSQKRPIPGELQLSNTEISTAERLLIIITQRRYFALEYACLSQKRPIPASSSIKNMNPFLDPHGLIRACGRRRRNGEQTYTRYKFLPLPSLPRSPPQRRAPHTAAYAGAAAVFTPFASVDAALSSRSSFCSLRFDLTSPRFDLSTAFVGLSTNRGIRHAGSSDRAFTGHIASATQREPPPDRSGAD